One Bradyrhizobium sp. ISRA464 genomic window carries:
- the tssE gene encoding type VI secretion system baseplate subunit TssE, which yields MTITPKRDRLCPPLMQAFRSAHEARDARKKLNLRDESGERVIAGRRSAGRFPISETLLRREVSHDLEMLLNTIALESTLNLSARDCVRTSILNYGFPDIAHRSIGEVTDDELTDALRVTLTTYEPRLDRKTIRVRRDGSVGPEQLKLRFIVHADLKVEPLNVPVEFVADVDLDSGDIQINRL from the coding sequence ATGACCATTACGCCAAAGAGAGATCGGCTCTGTCCCCCATTGATGCAGGCCTTTCGCTCGGCTCATGAAGCGCGCGATGCACGCAAGAAGCTCAATCTGCGCGATGAGTCCGGCGAGCGCGTCATTGCCGGGCGGCGCAGCGCGGGCCGTTTTCCTATCTCGGAAACGTTGCTCCGGCGCGAGGTTTCCCATGACCTTGAAATGCTCCTCAATACCATCGCTCTGGAATCGACCCTGAACCTGAGCGCCCGGGATTGCGTGCGAACATCGATTCTGAACTACGGCTTCCCCGATATTGCCCACCGTTCGATCGGCGAGGTCACGGACGACGAACTCACCGACGCGCTGCGCGTGACACTGACGACTTATGAACCAAGGCTCGATCGCAAGACGATCCGGGTCCGCCGCGACGGCTCGGTCGGCCCCGAGCAGCTCAAGTTGCGCTTCATCGTTCACGCCGACCTGAAGGTCGAGCCGCTCAACGTCCCCGTGGAATTCGTCGCCGACGTCGACCTCGACAGCGGCGACATCCAGATCAATCGACTTTAA
- the tssB gene encoding type VI secretion system contractile sheath small subunit: MATDSGQKFIRRNRAPRVHITYEDPYDAERLIELPFVMGVLSDLSGNNPGIEKTKVEERKFLEFDMDNFDNRMAAIQPGVTARVANRLSEEPDEKLSVNLRFNKMADFTPVAVARQVPATAKLLEAREQLANLLRYMDGKVAAEDQLKKLLADPQLMAALRERATNQSTEPDTKS, encoded by the coding sequence ATGGCTACGGACAGCGGTCAGAAATTCATTCGGCGGAATCGTGCACCGCGCGTGCACATCACATACGAAGATCCATACGACGCCGAGCGGCTGATCGAACTGCCGTTCGTCATGGGCGTCCTCTCCGATCTTTCCGGCAACAACCCCGGCATCGAGAAGACGAAGGTCGAGGAACGCAAGTTCCTCGAGTTCGACATGGACAATTTCGACAACCGCATGGCGGCAATCCAGCCCGGCGTGACGGCGCGCGTCGCCAATCGTCTCAGCGAAGAGCCCGACGAGAAACTCTCCGTCAACCTGCGCTTCAACAAGATGGCCGACTTCACGCCGGTGGCAGTCGCCCGCCAGGTGCCGGCTACGGCCAAGCTGCTCGAGGCGCGCGAACAGCTCGCCAACCTGCTGCGCTACATGGATGGCAAGGTGGCCGCCGAGGACCAGCTGAAGAAACTTCTCGCCGATCCTCAACTGATGGCCGCGCTGCGCGAGCGCGCGACGAACCAGTCTACCGAACCCGATACTAAGAGCTAA
- a CDS encoding type VI secretion system tube protein Hcp — translation MAVDIFLKLDPIKGESLDDKHKDEIDILSWSFGESQTGTFHSGSGGGAGKVSVQDLHFTHFVDKATPELFKVCANGKHIDSAILTVRKAGEHPLEYLKIEMKHVLVSSVSTGGSHGEERLTENVSLNFAKVKMTYKTQTDKGGAGASPTFGWDVPANKEWA, via the coding sequence ATGGCTGTCGATATCTTCTTAAAGCTCGATCCGATCAAGGGCGAGTCGCTGGACGACAAGCACAAGGACGAAATCGATATTCTGAGCTGGTCGTTCGGCGAGAGCCAGACCGGCACCTTCCACAGCGGCTCCGGCGGCGGCGCCGGCAAGGTCAGCGTCCAGGATCTCCACTTCACGCACTTCGTTGACAAGGCCACGCCGGAACTGTTCAAGGTCTGCGCGAACGGCAAGCACATCGATAGCGCCATCCTGACTGTCCGCAAGGCCGGGGAACATCCGCTGGAATATCTCAAGATCGAGATGAAGCACGTTCTGGTCAGCAGCGTATCGACGGGTGGCTCGCACGGCGAAGAGCGCCTTACCGAAAATGTGAGTCTGAACTTCGCGAAGGTCAAGATGACCTACAAGACCCAGACGGACAAAGGCGGCGCCGGAGCTTCGCCGACGTTTGGCTGGGACGTTCCAGCCAACAAGGAATGGGCCTGA
- the tssC gene encoding type VI secretion system contractile sheath large subunit codes for MAKEAAHKETTTQVGTVEANEFAALLKQSFKPRTERAATEVENAVSTLVQEALKDTSVIKSDVLDTIEEMIARIDQKLTAQMNEILHAPEFQAIESAWRGLHYLVFNSETDANLKIRVMNVSKNELYRNLRLYPDARWDQSPLFKQVYEYEFGQLGGEPFGCLIGDYYFSHLPTDVQLLRDLSKIAGAAHAPFFSGAEPTLMGMDSWTELSNPRDIGKVFDTPEYAAWKGLRDQDDSRYLGLCMPRALGRLPYGAKSEPVEEFAFEEETDGHTGDKYGWINAAYAMAVNINRAFKEFGWCTRIRGVQSGGEVINLPTHTFPTDDGGVDLKCPTEIAISDRREHELAKAGLIPLIHRKNTDKAAFIGAQSLYKPKKYFGEKGVDATASDNLSSRLPYMFAVSRFAHYLKCMVRDKIGSMKEKDELTVWLQTWINEYVDANPALSSEAQKARKPLAAAKVEVVANEENPGYYNARFFLRPHFQLEAMDVGLSLVSRLPGPSS; via the coding sequence ATGGCAAAAGAAGCTGCTCATAAAGAGACCACCACCCAGGTCGGGACCGTCGAGGCGAACGAGTTCGCCGCTCTGCTGAAGCAAAGCTTCAAGCCGCGCACTGAACGTGCAGCGACCGAAGTCGAGAACGCGGTATCCACGCTCGTTCAAGAAGCGTTGAAGGACACGAGCGTCATCAAGTCGGACGTGCTCGATACCATTGAGGAGATGATTGCGCGGATCGACCAGAAGCTGACTGCGCAGATGAACGAGATCCTTCACGCACCCGAGTTCCAGGCGATCGAAAGTGCTTGGCGCGGCCTCCACTACCTCGTCTTCAATTCGGAGACCGACGCTAACCTCAAGATCCGGGTTATGAACGTCTCCAAGAACGAGCTGTATCGGAATCTGCGGCTCTACCCCGATGCGCGCTGGGATCAGAGTCCGCTGTTCAAGCAGGTCTACGAATACGAATTCGGCCAGTTGGGCGGCGAGCCGTTCGGCTGCCTGATCGGCGACTACTATTTCAGTCACCTCCCCACCGACGTACAGTTGCTTCGCGATCTCAGCAAGATCGCCGGCGCCGCGCACGCACCCTTCTTCAGCGGCGCCGAGCCGACCCTGATGGGAATGGATTCGTGGACCGAACTGTCCAACCCCCGCGACATTGGCAAGGTGTTCGACACGCCGGAATATGCCGCCTGGAAGGGACTGCGCGATCAGGACGACTCGCGCTATCTCGGCCTGTGCATGCCGCGCGCGCTGGGGCGCCTCCCCTACGGCGCGAAATCGGAGCCCGTGGAAGAGTTCGCCTTCGAGGAGGAGACGGACGGGCACACCGGCGACAAATACGGTTGGATCAACGCCGCCTATGCGATGGCGGTCAACATCAACCGCGCCTTCAAGGAGTTCGGCTGGTGCACGCGCATCCGCGGCGTGCAGTCCGGCGGCGAGGTCATCAACCTGCCGACGCATACATTCCCGACCGACGACGGTGGCGTCGACCTGAAATGCCCGACCGAGATCGCCATCAGCGATCGCCGCGAGCACGAACTTGCTAAGGCGGGCCTCATCCCGCTGATCCATCGCAAGAACACCGACAAAGCCGCCTTCATCGGCGCCCAGTCGCTCTACAAGCCGAAGAAGTATTTCGGTGAGAAGGGCGTGGATGCAACCGCGTCCGACAACCTGTCGTCACGTCTGCCCTACATGTTCGCAGTGTCTCGCTTTGCGCATTATCTGAAGTGCATGGTTCGCGACAAGATCGGATCCATGAAGGAGAAGGATGAGCTGACGGTCTGGCTGCAGACCTGGATCAACGAGTACGTTGATGCCAACCCAGCTCTGTCGTCAGAAGCTCAGAAAGCGCGCAAGCCGCTGGCCGCTGCGAAGGTTGAGGTCGTAGCAAACGAGGAGAACCCGGGATATTACAACGCGCGCTTCTTTCTTCGCCCACACTTTCAATTGGAGGCGATGGACGTCGGCCTCAGTCTGGTTTCACGCCTGCCGGGCCCCAGCTCCTGA
- the tssI gene encoding type VI secretion system tip protein TssI/VgrG: protein MGQLTQDTRLCELKTPLGKDVLVFVGFEGSEGLSEPFEYRIECLSEDADLDFDRAIGQQCTLTIKLHGKEREFSGILTEAQWLGVKNDYFSYRIVLKPWLWLLSRTTDCRIFQDKKAPDIIKEVFNERGFTDYESKLTEEGSCPKLEYCVQYRETDLNFVCRLMEQHGIYYFFKHEGGKHTLVLADSKSSHSPISGLATIPYIPLTGADRRGEQHIYEWVSERRFRTGKIELNDYNYQKPNAQMISDAKGSEHYTRSEMEFYDFPGKFKEKSDGERYAKIQLQAEQAMDRRRRGNGDAVNLLPGGLTKLEKHSKDSQNVEYLVVRATHSFSIESYRTGGPSDAGQHVYFGSYEFLPSDRPFRAPMMTPKPRINGIQTAKVVTKDDNSSEEIDVESLGEIYVRFFWDRKKRRSCRLRVAQVWSGKRWGGQVIPRVGQEVVVEFLEGDPDRPLVIGTVYNDEYKLPYDLPSKKTIAGLKSDSTKGGGGYNEWSFEDKKGSEKITLHAEKDYDVTVRDSETRTIGEVALGGDTRKTTLKNGNDKLDVELGGQHITLAMDQSVNAGTSITLMANANITLQVGPSQIILTPAGIVINAPTISMTAQAALALAAGGPLVAHGTPTLVG from the coding sequence ATGGGCCAGCTTACCCAGGATACCCGCCTCTGCGAACTCAAGACGCCTCTCGGCAAGGACGTTCTGGTTTTCGTCGGATTCGAGGGCTCGGAAGGTCTTAGCGAACCGTTCGAATATCGCATCGAGTGTCTCAGCGAAGATGCCGACCTGGACTTCGACCGTGCGATCGGTCAGCAGTGCACGCTGACGATCAAGCTGCATGGAAAGGAGCGCGAGTTCAGTGGCATTCTGACGGAAGCCCAGTGGCTCGGTGTGAAGAACGACTATTTCAGCTACCGGATCGTGCTGAAGCCCTGGTTATGGCTGTTGTCGCGCACCACCGATTGCCGGATCTTTCAGGACAAGAAGGCGCCTGACATCATCAAGGAGGTCTTCAACGAACGCGGCTTCACTGATTATGAATCCAAGCTGACCGAAGAGGGCTCCTGTCCGAAGCTTGAGTATTGTGTTCAGTACCGCGAGACTGACCTGAACTTCGTTTGCCGGCTGATGGAGCAGCACGGCATCTACTACTTCTTCAAGCATGAGGGCGGCAAGCACACGCTGGTGTTGGCAGACTCCAAATCGTCGCACAGCCCGATCAGTGGTCTTGCTACGATTCCCTACATCCCGTTGACGGGAGCCGACCGTCGCGGCGAGCAGCATATCTACGAATGGGTCTCGGAGCGCCGGTTTCGCACCGGCAAGATCGAGCTCAACGACTACAATTATCAGAAGCCCAACGCGCAGATGATTAGCGACGCCAAGGGCTCCGAGCATTACACCCGATCGGAGATGGAGTTTTACGACTTTCCCGGCAAGTTCAAGGAAAAGTCCGACGGCGAGCGCTACGCGAAGATCCAACTCCAGGCCGAGCAGGCGATGGATCGGCGGCGCCGCGGCAACGGCGACGCCGTCAACCTGCTTCCCGGCGGGCTGACGAAGCTCGAAAAGCACTCCAAGGACTCGCAGAACGTTGAATACCTCGTGGTGCGAGCCACGCATTCGTTTTCGATCGAATCCTACCGGACTGGCGGTCCCAGCGACGCTGGGCAGCACGTGTATTTCGGCAGCTACGAGTTTCTGCCGAGCGACCGGCCGTTCCGAGCGCCGATGATGACGCCGAAGCCAAGGATCAACGGCATACAAACGGCCAAGGTGGTGACCAAGGACGACAATTCGAGCGAGGAAATCGACGTCGAGTCGCTTGGCGAAATCTATGTTCGCTTCTTCTGGGATCGGAAGAAGAGGCGATCGTGCCGGCTGCGCGTAGCTCAGGTCTGGTCCGGCAAGCGCTGGGGCGGTCAGGTCATACCGCGCGTCGGACAGGAAGTGGTGGTCGAATTCCTGGAAGGGGATCCGGATCGGCCGCTGGTGATCGGAACCGTGTACAACGACGAATACAAGCTGCCCTACGATCTGCCGTCGAAGAAGACCATTGCCGGGTTGAAGTCGGACTCCACCAAGGGGGGCGGCGGCTACAACGAATGGAGCTTCGAGGACAAGAAGGGATCCGAGAAGATCACGCTCCATGCGGAGAAGGACTACGACGTTACGGTCCGCGACAGCGAGACGCGGACCATCGGCGAAGTTGCGTTGGGCGGCGACACGCGCAAAACCACGCTCAAGAACGGCAACGACAAGCTCGATGTCGAGTTGGGTGGCCAGCACATCACACTGGCCATGGACCAGTCTGTCAATGCAGGCACCAGCATCACGCTCATGGCCAATGCCAACATTACACTGCAGGTTGGTCCCAGCCAGATTATCCTGACCCCGGCAGGTATCGTCATCAACGCGCCGACCATCTCCATGACGGCGCAGGCCGCCCTGGCGCTTGCAGCCGGTGGTCCGCTTGTCGCTCACGGCACTCCAACCCTAGTCGGCTGA
- a CDS encoding type VI secretion system ImpA family N-terminal domain-containing protein translates to MLDVASLTQPIAADDPCGPDLDAVGDVQYLNFFAGAESLLPMSFFEVVNANGERGRFDPKAVDFAGQFAAAQPLLARTRDLRLNMLLAKFSILNRDLDGFLSCLKATNLLLREQWEAVHPRGEDGDYALRAVTVEAIDVFPTVINPLQFLPLIENRRHGSLNYRAYQVAKGEIPAGDADVDGPDLATIERIVSETDLDTLKAANAQCAAVAAEIADIKAIWHEKLNSRQPISLDRLSGLVNGMAAWLAGLVMERDPAAIAAPAEDAVPVDTQAPPDMTGALASSAQASAALAAAADYFARMEPSNPALLLVRQAQEMVGKSFIEVMRMLVPSHVESAVINIGRDKVFDLPIERMAELAPSPSSTTEIDAHDIVFSIENRTQALGLLAKVASFFRAAEPSSPIPFLVDRARDLAQRDFLSLLNDVLPEGALKTIDKSH, encoded by the coding sequence ATGCTTGATGTCGCCTCCCTGACGCAGCCCATAGCCGCCGACGATCCCTGTGGGCCGGATCTCGATGCCGTCGGAGACGTCCAGTATCTCAACTTCTTCGCAGGTGCGGAATCCCTGCTGCCGATGTCGTTCTTCGAGGTCGTCAACGCCAACGGAGAGCGCGGCCGCTTCGATCCGAAGGCAGTCGACTTTGCCGGCCAGTTTGCCGCCGCGCAGCCCCTTCTGGCGCGCACCCGCGATCTGCGCCTGAACATGTTGCTGGCCAAGTTTTCCATCCTCAACCGCGATCTCGACGGCTTTCTCAGCTGCCTGAAGGCGACCAACTTGCTGCTGCGCGAGCAGTGGGAAGCGGTGCATCCGAGGGGCGAGGACGGCGACTATGCGCTTCGCGCCGTCACGGTCGAAGCGATCGACGTCTTTCCGACCGTGATCAACCCGCTCCAATTCCTTCCCCTGATCGAGAACCGCAGGCACGGCAGCCTCAACTACCGCGCCTATCAGGTTGCCAAGGGCGAAATTCCCGCTGGCGACGCCGACGTCGACGGGCCAGATCTGGCAACCATCGAGCGCATCGTCAGCGAGACGGACCTCGACACTCTGAAGGCCGCCAATGCGCAGTGCGCCGCGGTCGCGGCCGAAATCGCAGACATCAAAGCGATCTGGCACGAAAAGTTGAATTCGAGGCAACCCATCAGCCTCGACAGGCTCTCCGGGTTGGTTAACGGCATGGCTGCCTGGCTTGCGGGTCTCGTCATGGAGCGTGATCCGGCCGCGATTGCCGCACCTGCTGAAGACGCCGTTCCCGTCGACACGCAAGCGCCGCCGGACATGACCGGAGCGCTAGCCTCATCGGCGCAGGCCTCCGCAGCGCTGGCCGCGGCGGCCGACTACTTTGCGCGAATGGAACCATCCAACCCGGCGCTGTTGCTGGTGCGTCAGGCCCAGGAGATGGTCGGCAAATCGTTCATCGAAGTGATGCGGATGCTGGTGCCCTCCCACGTCGAGAGCGCTGTGATCAACATCGGGCGCGACAAAGTCTTCGACCTGCCGATCGAACGGATGGCGGAGCTTGCCCCCTCGCCGTCATCGACGACCGAGATCGACGCTCACGATATTGTTTTTTCAATAGAAAATAGAACTCAAGCCTTAGGCCTGCTGGCGAAGGTAGCGTCGTTTTTCCGAGCCGCGGAGCCGTCCAGCCCGATCCCGTTTTTGGTTGATCGCGCGCGCGATCTCGCACAACGAGACTTCCTCAGCCTGTTGAATGACGTCCTGCCGGAGGGCGCGCTGAAGACAATCGACAAATCGCATTGA